One segment of Etheostoma cragini isolate CJK2018 chromosome 23, CSU_Ecrag_1.0, whole genome shotgun sequence DNA contains the following:
- the cd36 gene encoding platelet glycoprotein 4 isoform X2, producing MGCCNRRCGLIAGAVFGAVVAILGGILIPLGNSIIEGTVKKEAVIEPGTTAYDNWVSTGGMVYRQFWLFDVQNAQEVIENGSSPVVVEKGPYTYRTRYLAKENITFYPNHTAAFLLPQGAIFEPSMSVGSDEDKVTTLNLAVAGSYSLVPELLHIILESRIKKSNSSLFQTRTVHELLWGYIDPMLKDNVGLFAPYNGTYDGYYNVYTGKEDISKVGMIDMWQGHRSLGFWNDTYCDMINGTDASSFAPFVDKKKPLYFFTSDICRSVSAGFKESMDLKGIEVYRYTLQPNTLASPAENPDNQCFCKSFKTTRNCTLAGVLDVSSCKGGQPVFISLPHFLHGSAYLRENVQGLNPIEEHHDTFLDVEPTTGFTLRFAKRIQANMIYGPSNVITVLKKVKDYTIFPLVWLNETAAVDDETADMFKKELISRIDMLAIIQKALLGTGVCIFILCLISYCVVRRSDNRSKFV from the exons ATGGGCTGCTGTAACAGAAGGTGCGGGCTGATAGCCGGAGCTGTGTTTGGGGCGGTGGTTGCCATCCTGGGAGGCATCCTTATCCCGCTGGGAAACAGCATCATTGAGGGAACAGTGAAAAAG GAAGCTGTCATTGAGCCTGGAACGACAGCTTATGACAACTGGGTGTCTACAGGGGGAATGGTGTACAGGCAGTTCTGGCTTTTTGACGTGCAAAATGCCCAGGAGGTTATAGAGAATGGATCAAGTCCAGTGGTTGTGGAAAAAGGACCTTACACATACAG GACGAGATATCTTGCCAAAGAGAACATCACATTCTATCCCAATCACACTGCCGCCTTCCTGCTGCCTCAGGGCGCCATCTTTGAGCCATCCATGTCAGTAGGATCAGATGAAGACAAAGTCACCACCCTCAACCTGGCTGTGGCT GGAAGTTATTCACTGGTTCCTGAATTGCTTCACATTATATTGGAGAGTCGGATAAAGAAAAGCAACTCCTCCTTGTTCCAGACCCGTACAGTCCACGAATTGCTGTGGGGTTACATAGACCCCATGTTGAAAGATAATGTGGGCCTATTTGCACCT TACAACGGTACCTATGATGGCTACTACAATGTATACACTGGAAAGGAGGACATCTCAAAAGTGGGAATGATTGACATGTGGCAAGGACATAG GAGCTTAGGTTTCTGGAACGACACGTACTGTGACATGATCAACGGGACAG ATGCCTCATCATTCGCTCCCTTTGTGGACAAGAAGAAGCCTCTCTATTTCTTTACATCAGACATCTGCAG gtCCGTGTCAGCTGGCTTTAAGGAGAGCATGGATCTAAAAGGGATTGAAGTGTACCGCTACACCCTCCAGCCAAACACCCTGGCCTCCCCTGCGGAAAACCCAGACAACCAATGTTTCTGCAAAAGCTTTAAGACCACCAGGAATTGCACCTTGGCTGGAGTACTGGACGTCAGCTCCTGTAAAGGCG GTCAACCTGTCTTCATCTCTCTGCCCCACTTCCTCCATGGCAGTGCCTACCTAAGAGAGAATGTGCAAGGCCTCAATCCCATCGAGGAGCACCATGACACCTTCCTGGACGTGGAACCT aCAACTGGCTTCACCTTGAGGTTTGCCAAGAGAATTCAAGCAAATATGATTTATGGCCCATCAAATGTCATCAC GGTGCTTAAAAAAGTCAAGGATTATACCATATTCCCTCTTGTTTGGCTTAATGag ACGGCTGCGGTGGACGACGAAACAGCCGACATGTTTAAGAAGGAACTCATCTCCCGTATCGACATGTTGGCTATAATACAGAAGGCGCTTCTTGGCACAGGTGTGTGCATTTTCATCCTGTGTCTCATCTCCTACTGCGTGGTGAGGAGAAGTGATAACCGAAGCAAGTTTGTGTAA
- the cd36 gene encoding platelet glycoprotein 4 isoform X1, whose product MGCCNRRCGLIAGAVFGAVVAILGGILIPLGNSIIEGTVKKEAVIEPGTTAYDNWVSTGGMVYRQFWLFDVQNAQEVIENGSSPVVVEKGPYTYRTRYLAKENITFYPNHTAAFLLPQGAIFEPSMSVGSDEDKVTTLNLAVAVSDYSLVPELLHIILESRIKKSNSSLFQTRTVHELLWGYIDPMLKDNVGLFAPYNGTYDGYYNVYTGKEDISKVGMIDMWQGHRSLGFWNDTYCDMINGTDASSFAPFVDKKKPLYFFTSDICRSVSAGFKESMDLKGIEVYRYTLQPNTLASPAENPDNQCFCKSFKTTRNCTLAGVLDVSSCKGGQPVFISLPHFLHGSAYLRENVQGLNPIEEHHDTFLDVEPTTGFTLRFAKRIQANMIYGPSNVITVLKKVKDYTIFPLVWLNETAAVDDETADMFKKELISRIDMLAIIQKALLGTGVCIFILCLISYCVVRRSDNRSKFV is encoded by the exons ATGGGCTGCTGTAACAGAAGGTGCGGGCTGATAGCCGGAGCTGTGTTTGGGGCGGTGGTTGCCATCCTGGGAGGCATCCTTATCCCGCTGGGAAACAGCATCATTGAGGGAACAGTGAAAAAG GAAGCTGTCATTGAGCCTGGAACGACAGCTTATGACAACTGGGTGTCTACAGGGGGAATGGTGTACAGGCAGTTCTGGCTTTTTGACGTGCAAAATGCCCAGGAGGTTATAGAGAATGGATCAAGTCCAGTGGTTGTGGAAAAAGGACCTTACACATACAG GACGAGATATCTTGCCAAAGAGAACATCACATTCTATCCCAATCACACTGCCGCCTTCCTGCTGCCTCAGGGCGCCATCTTTGAGCCATCCATGTCAGTAGGATCAGATGAAGACAAAGTCACCACCCTCAACCTGGCTGTGGCTGTAAGTGA TTATTCACTGGTTCCTGAATTGCTTCACATTATATTGGAGAGTCGGATAAAGAAAAGCAACTCCTCCTTGTTCCAGACCCGTACAGTCCACGAATTGCTGTGGGGTTACATAGACCCCATGTTGAAAGATAATGTGGGCCTATTTGCACCT TACAACGGTACCTATGATGGCTACTACAATGTATACACTGGAAAGGAGGACATCTCAAAAGTGGGAATGATTGACATGTGGCAAGGACATAG GAGCTTAGGTTTCTGGAACGACACGTACTGTGACATGATCAACGGGACAG ATGCCTCATCATTCGCTCCCTTTGTGGACAAGAAGAAGCCTCTCTATTTCTTTACATCAGACATCTGCAG gtCCGTGTCAGCTGGCTTTAAGGAGAGCATGGATCTAAAAGGGATTGAAGTGTACCGCTACACCCTCCAGCCAAACACCCTGGCCTCCCCTGCGGAAAACCCAGACAACCAATGTTTCTGCAAAAGCTTTAAGACCACCAGGAATTGCACCTTGGCTGGAGTACTGGACGTCAGCTCCTGTAAAGGCG GTCAACCTGTCTTCATCTCTCTGCCCCACTTCCTCCATGGCAGTGCCTACCTAAGAGAGAATGTGCAAGGCCTCAATCCCATCGAGGAGCACCATGACACCTTCCTGGACGTGGAACCT aCAACTGGCTTCACCTTGAGGTTTGCCAAGAGAATTCAAGCAAATATGATTTATGGCCCATCAAATGTCATCAC GGTGCTTAAAAAAGTCAAGGATTATACCATATTCCCTCTTGTTTGGCTTAATGag ACGGCTGCGGTGGACGACGAAACAGCCGACATGTTTAAGAAGGAACTCATCTCCCGTATCGACATGTTGGCTATAATACAGAAGGCGCTTCTTGGCACAGGTGTGTGCATTTTCATCCTGTGTCTCATCTCCTACTGCGTGGTGAGGAGAAGTGATAACCGAAGCAAGTTTGTGTAA